From a region of the Deinococcus multiflagellatus genome:
- a CDS encoding CorA family divalent cation transporter, giving the protein MATVSALLFDADGQDRPVQLGREALTLQPHQLLWVDVQAGEGEPLAAACGSLPADDLTRDWLCREGQEPALHRLAQAVHLRVLSPRPEKARGLGPPVPVNMAAQENVVYTVHAGPAGFLDAFRAQLEADTHLGALDAAAFLAVVLGHHVEAHRRALEPVEAHIDHLDERILAQPAEGRAHLARLIAVRREVSALRRVFSAHRPVYVALASPEFTVFQHDQPEERLSRLLHNFEHTQDAIAQAREAVLGTFDLLMSSTGQRTNEVMRVLTVVTVTLGIIAAVAGLMGMNFQADVFKAGNTGFRDVLLFSLGLIVVVVGLGRWRGWL; this is encoded by the coding sequence ATGGCCACCGTGTCCGCGCTGCTGTTCGATGCCGACGGCCAGGACCGCCCCGTCCAGCTGGGCCGGGAGGCGCTGACCCTTCAGCCCCATCAACTGCTGTGGGTGGACGTGCAGGCCGGTGAAGGCGAGCCGCTGGCCGCCGCCTGCGGCTCCCTGCCCGCCGACGACCTGACCCGCGACTGGCTGTGCCGTGAGGGCCAGGAGCCGGCCCTGCACCGGCTGGCCCAGGCCGTTCACCTGCGGGTGCTCTCGCCCCGCCCGGAAAAGGCGCGCGGTCTGGGGCCCCCGGTGCCGGTGAACATGGCCGCGCAGGAAAACGTGGTGTACACCGTGCACGCCGGGCCAGCCGGGTTTCTGGACGCCTTCCGCGCGCAGCTGGAGGCCGACACCCATCTGGGCGCGCTGGACGCCGCCGCCTTTCTGGCCGTGGTGCTGGGCCACCATGTGGAAGCCCACCGCCGGGCCCTGGAGCCAGTGGAAGCGCACATTGACCATCTGGACGAGCGCATTCTGGCCCAGCCTGCCGAGGGCCGCGCGCACCTGGCTCGCCTGATCGCCGTGCGGCGGGAGGTCAGCGCCCTGCGGCGGGTGTTCAGTGCCCACCGCCCGGTGTACGTGGCGCTGGCCAGCCCCGAGTTCACCGTGTTTCAGCACGACCAGCCTGAAGAGCGCCTCAGCCGCTTGCTGCACAACTTCGAGCACACCCAGGACGCGATTGCCCAGGCGCGCGAGGCGGTGCTGGGCACCTTCGACCTCTTGATGAGTTCCACGGGCCAGCGCACCAACGAGGTGATGCGGGTGCTGACCGTGGTGACGGTGACGCTGGGGATCATTGCGGCGGTGGCTGGGCTGATGGGCATGAACTTTCAGGCGGATGTCTTCAAGGCCGGCAACACCGGGTTCCGCGATGTGCTGCTGTTCAGCCTGGGGCTGATTGTGGTGGTGGTGGGCCTGGGCCGCTGGCGCGGCTGGTTGTAG